Sequence from the Pseudomonas frederiksbergensis genome:
CCACACGCAGGTTCCCAAGCCAACGCCGCCGTGTACCTGGCGCTGCTGTCGGCCGGTGACACCATCCTGGGCATGAGCCTGGCCCACGGCGGTCACCTGACCCACGGCGCCAGCGTTTCTTCCTCCGGCAAGCTGTACAACGCCGTCCAGTACGGTATCGACGGCAACGGCCTGATCGACTACGACGAAGTCGAGCGCCTGGCCCTCGAGCACAAGCCAAAAATGATCGTCGCCGGCTTCTCCGCCTACTCCCAAGTCCTCGACTTCCCGCGTTTCCGCGAAATCGCCGACAAGGTCGGTGCCTACCTGTTCGTCGACATGGCACACGTGGCCGGCCTGGTTGCCGCTGGCGTCTACCCGAACCCGGTGCCGTTCGCCGACGTGGTCACCACGACCACCCACAAGACCTTGCGCGGTCCACGCGGCGGCCTGATCCTGGCGCGCGCCAACGCCGACATCGAGAAGAAGCTGAACTCCGCCGTGTTCCCAGGCGCCCAAGGTGGCCCGCTGGAACACGTGATCGCAGCCAAGGCGATCTGCTTCAAGGAAGCCCTGCAACCTGAGTTCAAGGCGTACCAGCAACAAGTGGTGAAGAACGCCAAGGCCATGGCCGGCGTGTTCATCGAGCGCGGCTTCGACGTGGTGTCCGGCGGTACTGAAAACCACCTGTTCCTGCTCTCGCTGATCAAGCAGGAAATCTCCGGCAAAGACGCCGACGCTGCGCTGGGCAAAGCGTTCATCACCGTCAACAAGAACTCGGTGCCCAACGATCCACGCTCCCCGTTCGTCACCTCGGGCCTGCGCTTCGGCACCCCGGCCGTGACCACTCGTGGCTTCAAGGAAGCCGAGTGCAAGGAACTGGCCGGCTGGATCTGCGACATCCTGGCGGACCTGAACAACGAAGCGGTGATCGACGCCGTGCGTGAGAAGGTCAAGGCTATTTGCAAGAAGCTGCCGGTCTATGGCGCTTAATTAAGATTGCAATAAAAACGAGCCCGCATCGAAAGATGCGGGCTTTTTTATGCCTGTTATTCAAGGAAACATCTTCTCAATCTAAAACCAGACAGTCAGGAAAGACTTAACGACTGGCAATACATACATCCCCGCGAACGAAAGAAAACCCATTAACCTTCGATTCCCATTACACCAGCCAGAAAGGACTCGACGGCCAATGGACAATAAATCTTTCGAAGCAACGCTCAGCATGCTTGATGCTCAAGTCAACTTCCTTGAAGTACTGCATGGCCAACCGACCATGGTTACCGTGACCGCGTTCAGCGGAGGTTTCTACAGCGGCAGGCGGCAAACCCGTGATCATTCCAATCTGCTTGGCATGAAGCCAAAAGTACCAGGCGTCGTCACCGCGCCTCTGATGCTACAGTTTCGCCCCGCCGTGGGTGGCTATAAGCTGGTCATAAAAAATACTGGCAAGCACTACGACAAGCTCATCAGGAAAAGCTGGCTGGAGACTCTTGGAGTCGATGGCCCAAAGCTCGGCAGTCCAACAGTGCTTACACTCCTGGATCATCAAAACCGAACGCTTACGCGGGAAAACATTACCGCCGCCCATTCGCCTGTCTCGCTGATGACACAAAACAATAAATACATAGGCGGATTAAAGGTGCGCGGCTCGCCTTATCTTTACCTCGCCGAGACAGAAGAAAAATCCAAGATAACTTTTCTCCTGAGCCTTCTTTGACAACGCTGCACAGCGGCGACGTGTTTCCAGCCAGCCGCTGTTACCGGGACAAGCCTTTGAGGGTCTTCGGTCAACGTAACGCGGCCTCGAAACCTGCGCGGATTTTCTCTTCGGGTAGTTCATCGGCGATAAACACGATCACGCTTTCACGGGTTTCGCCTGGGGCCCATTCGGTGTCCCAATCGAAGCCGTACAACTTGAGCACGCCCTGGAACACCAATCGGCGGGACTCGCCCGCAATATTCAGCACCCCCTTGTAGCGCAGCAACTGCTTGCCGTGCTCTTCGAGCAGTTGGTTCATGAATTCGCTGAGCTTGTCGATGTCCAGCGGCTTGTCGGTGCGCAGGACCAGGCTGCTGATGCGATCGCCCGTGGTTGCCTTGCCAACCGGACGAAGGCTGAGCCCGGCGCCCAGATCCGCATTGAGATTGAATCCACGGATATCCAGCAATTCGGCCAGGTCGATCTTGCCGTGTTCGACCACTCGGATCGGTGCCCGCCGGTTGATGCGCATCAAGCGTTCGCCAAGGGCCTCGACGTGCGCCGCGTCGACAAGGTCTGTCTTGCTGAGCAGTAAGCGATCGGCAAATCCGACCTGGGCCTGGGCAATGGCCTGGGTCAGGTGGGTGTCGGCGTGGGCGGCATCTACCAGGGTCAGAATGCCATCGAGTATGTAGCGCTCACGCAGGTCTTCGTCGATGAAAAACGTCTGTGCTACCGGTGCCGGATCGGCGAGGCCGGTGCACTCGATCACCAAACGGTCGAAATGGATTTCGCCGCTGTCCAGCCGTTCGAGCAACAGGTACAGGGCCTTGGTCAGGTCGGTGTGGATCGTGCAGCAAACGCAGCCGTTGGCCAGGGTCATGACCTGCACCGGCTCTTCGCCCAGCAACTGGGTATCGATACCGGCATCGCTGAATTCGTTCTCGATCACGGCAATTCTCAGTCCGTGCTCGGCCTTGAGCAGATGACGCAGCAACGTGGTCTTGCC
This genomic interval carries:
- the glyA gene encoding serine hydroxymethyltransferase — protein: MFSRDLTIAKYDADLFAAMEQEAQRQEEHIELIASENYTSPAVMEAQGSVLTNKYAEGYPGKRYYGGCEYVDVVEQLAIDRAKQLFGADYANVQPHAGSQANAAVYLALLSAGDTILGMSLAHGGHLTHGASVSSSGKLYNAVQYGIDGNGLIDYDEVERLALEHKPKMIVAGFSAYSQVLDFPRFREIADKVGAYLFVDMAHVAGLVAAGVYPNPVPFADVVTTTTHKTLRGPRGGLILARANADIEKKLNSAVFPGAQGGPLEHVIAAKAICFKEALQPEFKAYQQQVVKNAKAMAGVFIERGFDVVSGGTENHLFLLSLIKQEISGKDADAALGKAFITVNKNSVPNDPRSPFVTSGLRFGTPAVTTRGFKEAECKELAGWICDILADLNNEAVIDAVREKVKAICKKLPVYGA
- the yjiA gene encoding GTPase, with the translated sequence MSSPIPVTILSGFLGAGKTTLLRHLLKAEHGLRIAVIENEFSDAGIDTQLLGEEPVQVMTLANGCVCCTIHTDLTKALYLLLERLDSGEIHFDRLVIECTGLADPAPVAQTFFIDEDLRERYILDGILTLVDAAHADTHLTQAIAQAQVGFADRLLLSKTDLVDAAHVEALGERLMRINRRAPIRVVEHGKIDLAELLDIRGFNLNADLGAGLSLRPVGKATTGDRISSLVLRTDKPLDIDKLSEFMNQLLEEHGKQLLRYKGVLNIAGESRRLVFQGVLKLYGFDWDTEWAPGETRESVIVFIADELPEEKIRAGFEAALR